From the genome of Nicotiana tabacum cultivar K326 chromosome 2, ASM71507v2, whole genome shotgun sequence:
CCCGTTGATAATGTTCCCTTCGGGATCTACCCGATGTCAACCGAAGTTGTTGTCTTCGGCCTTAACTTCCATTTGTTTCGTCTTCCGCTTGTCTCCGATTCCACGTGTCGTTCTGTTATTCGAGTATTTAATATGAACTAATTTTACTCTATACTTGTATAGATTTTCACTTCTTCTAACAACTCGTTATTCTGAAtctttaaatattgaaatttaaTATTTGTAGATAACAATAGCTAAATCATGGCGGGGTGTATGATTGCACTAAGGAGCAGCTACTGGCTAGAACAGGATTTACACTAGGTAACTCTCCCAATCAAGTACCGAGGACTCCCCCTTTCTCCAAAAAAAGTGGAATAATAGATTGTCATATATTGGTGGAGAAGATTACACAGAGTATTAAAGTTACTTACTCACAACATTTATCCTATGTTGTTAGATTGCAAGTAATCAATGCAGTATTGTTCTCTATTCATAACTTTTGGGGCACATTATTTATCTTTCCTCAAAGTATACTTAAAGAGGTGGACAAGATCTGCGGAGAATATCTTTGGTGAGttcaaaggaaaagaagaaactaTCATTGGTTGCTCGGGAAAAAGTCTGTTGTCCTAAGAAGCTAGGGGGTCTGAATATTAAAGGCAGTAGGAATTGGAATATTGGCTCAGGAGATAAGCTGCTCATGTGTAAGGAATCCATGTGGCTCAAACGGGTGCATGACACATATACATGAGGAGTGAGGACATAAGTAAGTATCTGGGACCATAAGCCCCCGACAGATTGCAATTGGTATAGGAAGAAGATCAATGCCCTTAAAGTTCAAATACAAGGATGGCATATACAAGATAATATAAGCTCACTCTGAGTGGTGAATATTCCATTACTAGTAGCTTTGGTATATCATACTTGGAGAGCTAAGAAttgaaaattatttaaagatataaATACGTAAAGAGGAGGCAGTACAACAGATTAGGAAGGAGATTGTAGAAAAGATAGATATCACTAGGAATTCAAAGAGTACAAGTAGATGTAGAAAGTTAGTGCAACAATTCCTTTGTAATTAGATATCAATGTTTGTTGGAGGGCCAACCTTCTGTATTTGGAAGGAGGTGCTCTTTATTTGTAATGATTTTGGAGTTAATTGTAATTGACAAttgtacaaaaaaaaaaaaaaactaaatcatCATTTGCAAATACTGAACTCTCAGTATTTGCAATTAGAGAAATTTAGAATATGCAAATAATGAAATAGTATTAGGATATGAAAgaactgaaaggaaaaattgaGTTGAGAGGTTCTTAGTTGTATTTTTTAAATCAAAAAATCTATTCAACTCGCGAAATATCAAAAGTAACtctttttaaaattcttttttatAGTATATAAGGGGATagaagaaggaacaaaaggaaagGAACAGTGAGAATTGGTCTCACTTATTATGTGAGAGACTTTCACCAATACAACTAAACAGCCTTAGTGATTAATAGTGACTTTATATCTTTGCAAAACGATTGAGAAAATGGTCATTTAGTTTAGCAATTTTTTAACTTGGTTCTTAAAAACTACTCTAATAGTACGGCATAAGGGGTGTCCAGATTTGTAATTTGAGGTCACTTTTGATCCCTAATGAACCAAAATAATTCTTAAAATTTAGAGATTAGACTACTAAATCCGTTCATTAAATAACCAATTTGCAAATAACTTATTTCTACCTTACTTCTTCCTAAAGCATAAAATCAAAATCGAGATGAAAACAAAATATTATAGAAAAATAATATCTCCTAGTCATTCCCCTCAGAAAAAGCATAAAAACTAATATAGGTTCTATCCAAGATAAAATTAAACATGACCATGACTTATAACTTATAAGCATGGGGTTCATGAGATCAAAAGGTTGCATGCCTTTGGAAAATGTTGACGGAGAACAAGTACAAACGAAActgaatttataaataatatactatttgatcaaaaattattgaattgtaCCGAATCTGTATTGAGCTTCTACCTCCGCCCATTCAAAAAATTCTGAAATGAATCACCAAACTCATTTTAAAGAAACACAGAAAACCATTAAAAGGGCAACATTGCTTAAACAAAAAGTTGTAAGGAATAATGTTTTTACTTTACCAATGCCAATTCAATGAACCAAAAAACGAGGTATTTGGTACTTGGAATATAAACAATAAGACCAAATAACACAAGGTCCAACACGTATTTAATTTGGTTAACATTAGTGCATCTGTTCAGGGCCCAACATATTTCGACGACTGGCCTGCACATGCACATGCTGTCACAGTTACTAAACCAACTCCAGGAACTAAATTATCATCTCATGATAAGAAGAAGTACAAACTAAGTGCGTCAAAGTGCAATTGCTAAAGCTAACAATTTATGGCAAAGGGCAAAAAAGACTTCCAAAACTTGGAAAATAACAAGAGGACAAAGCGTAGACCTATGTGAGATCTGGATGTTGGTTGAGGCCCAAACAAGACAAAGAGGATCCTAGATCCAACTTGGCTTTTGCTTTTTTTTGGAGGGTGGAAAAAACACTAACTTATATTtgtacaaaacaaaacaaattaTTTATAAAGAGTAACAAATTCAAGTGAAAATATAGGTTACCTAATTAAGATTAAGTTATAAGAGGTATACATTCATTCGTTCGGCGTAAAAAATTGAATTTCAAGTAAAGTATTTTTTTGGTGGAAGTTGAGGAAAGATATTGGAAGAAGGAACTGCTATGCTTATGTGCAAATAATATTGAAAACTTAAGGATTTATGCTTTATCCAATAAAGCGTTAATCTTTATAATAATTATCAATATATACAATTTAATTTAAGTGGCTATAACAAGTTATTCTTCCTCTTGTTCTGTTTACCAATTACCGACTCATTTTTGGTATAGATATATACTTAATTATAGGTGACTTATAAGTAACTTGTGTAAAATCTTAAAtcaatatttgaagataaacataCAAGCTATCTCATATTCTATTAAACAAACTGAAGTACCTCTTTGATATGACTGAACAAATTATAAGGTCTCTTAAATAAACGTAAAAAAAATGCCATCAGGTAAGACTTATTCTTTCTTAGGTTGTCCAACTAAATATATTATTAGTAAACTTAGCTGTTACATTTATGAGAAAGAAGttaacaaatattttgttgatACAGTAATCAAACAAAAAAACAGGTTCCATCACATGGTATGTGCTGGCATGAGCTAAGTATTTGCCTTCAAAAACTTCCCCATATTTCCTTTTTTGTTCCAATTAAAGGTATACACCTCCCTTTCTCCTTTCTCTCTCACACATCAATTTTTTAATTTCATGTCTTTTTCTTCCTCTCTCTCACATAAAACATTTACACATATCTCTGTCTTTTTTTTCAAAGTCTTTGTGTCCACATTATATTGAATAAATACGCAACTGTTTTATGAGCACATGACATCTAATCCCACAGCATGGCCTCCCTAATCAGCCCCATTTGACAGCTTTTTTCTTAGATAGCCATATAAATAAAGTATAAAAAGACACCTCAAGAATCCCATGTGGGACTCCAGCTTATTTTTGTGAGGACAAGAAAAATTTTACCTTTGTTTTGTAGCCATGGATTTGTTTGATGATACCTCTATTCCATCTTCCCCTAAAACCACTCAAGATGACCAAATGGAACCTGGATTACTTCTTGAGGAAAGttggttttttggtaatttacttGATAGAAAATCAAGAATGTTGAGATGTTATTCTGATCCTTGTCCTTCCTCTAAAAATACTCAAGACATGTTAGCTGGAAAATCTCTAGAGGAAACATTTTCTTCACTTCAGAAACTCCCACAAGGGGAAAAATTAAATCTTGATTCAAGAAGAAGCAATCCAAAATTACAAAGAGCATCAAAGAGCAGTAATCTGCAGAGAGTACCTTCTTTGCCAGTTTTTGTGGACTACAAAGATGAAATCCAAGATGAAGAAAGTGATTTTTCTATGGGAAAGTTGATTAGGCAAGCATCTATAAACAATGTAAAAGTCTCACCACCAAAACAAAGTTCACAGGTTAATTTACCAAAAGCACCACAGAGTAGTCTGCAGAGGGCACCTTCTTTGCCAGTTTTTgcagaaagggaagaaaatcatGAGGAGGAAAATGACTTTTCTATGGGAAAGTTGATAAGACAAGCTTCTTTAAACCATGCAAGAGTCTTGCCTCCTAAACATACTTCAAAGGTATTGTTACAACTCACTATTATCCTACTTAAATTGCCAACTTATTTGAGTTTTTCTTAGATCTAATTGTTTCCAAGTAGCTTTTAATATGGTTTAGGCCTGAGGTGGATGAATCTTATTACTTATGAATTTCAACTGAACTCGGTATATTCGATAGATAATCTCAATATATATGTAAAACACAATAAATTTCACCTAATATTAAAGTTTGAatccataattttaaaagtataatGAATTAATGTTCTTCCTTAAAGATTGAACTCGTtaagtttaaattctgaattcgcCATTGATTTAAACTAAGTTGTTTTCGTGCTATATTATTAGTTCAACCACATTAATTTATCGTCATGTAGCAGGTTCTCAACAAAAGTCCAACAATATCAAGCACCATAAGGCAACATCCAAGTAACTTTTAATATGGTTTAGACCTGAGGGGGATGAATCTTATAACAAATGAATTCAACTGAACTCAGTATATTCGATACAGAATATGAATATATATGTAAAATACAGTAAATTTCAACTAATATTAAAATCTGAACCCATAATTCTACAGTACAACGACATGTTCTTCCTTAAACGTTAAACTCGTTAAGTTCAAATTCTGAATCCGTCACTGTTAAACCCTTAGCGATATTTGTTTTCGTGCTATATTATTAGTTCAACCACATTAATTTGTCGTCATGTAGCAGGGTCTAACCAAAAGTCCAACCATATCAAGCATCATAAGGCAGCATTCAAGGAGAAGACAAGAGCAAGAAAGCAAGACTAGAAATAGTTCAAGTGAGATTGAAGATTTGCAAGGTTTTAAGAAGTTAGACTTAAACTATGAAAAGAAGGATTCAATCCCAAAATTGCCAAACACAATCCCAGGGTTCaaagagaagaacaagaagaagtcTGTTGGCTTATCAGAATTAGACAAAATCAGAAGACCACCTTATTCACCAGAAGATCACATGAAAGAGAAGATCAAGTTTTGGGCTAGAACTGTGGCATCTAATGTGCGCTAAAATTGCtgattttggatttttaatttaGGACATGCTGATTGTTCACTCTCTGATTACAGAAACATCCTCTGTTTCTATAACTAATAATCTTTGCTAAAGACAAATTTATTATTACAAGACTTGTTACATAATCAAAGTATTCGTTGGGGGGAATAATTCTGTAAAAGATTTGATAACTGCTATTTGAAAAGATTGATTTTTCGCAACATTTTTACGTGTTGCATCTGAATGCTAGCTATAACATGTTATTCTACTCATACCTAATCTATCAGCTTAGTCTATGAGAACATTTCTGGATTTAGTGCATTTTCAATGATCAATTTCAGTTTACACCTAATTATGCATTTTGTGGAGTTTAAGGTGGTAACATTTGCTTGTTAAAATGTGCCAAGATCAAATGAAACTCTTATCAATTAATACTTGATGGCATAAATATAAGTTCCCCCAGAgatgttttgatatttttggcCGTGTTATACAAGCAGTTAATTCATGGAAAAACATTATAGTttgtaaataagaaggaaaaaaacGTAGAAGTCATGTGAATTTTTCTTTTCAGGTTAACTTATAAACGAATTTCTCTTAAACTGAAAATTGTTGCATAGTTGCTGAAAATGGTGTCAAATAAATCTGTGTCCATGTTCTTGGCTTCTTGCTCTGGCCAAACACGAACTAGGAACGGCATTTTCTTTATGGTTAAACATTTATCCTGATTTTcttattatatattatttttctatctattgaagaaaatgacaacatatttatcataattgagcttttctttttctaaaaggTACTTATAAATCtcccatatttggctagtccctttACTCGGAGGAAAATATTATActtttataaattgaggatccttccttctcatttAGCAGAATCCACAATGTAGTCGGATTTGCGAgtcttgtttagggggagaaTTTGTGAGACAAGTGTTAGCTTGTCACTTGTGTGtgcctctttgtgaggttgttctctcgatattttgtactctcttttatatggTGAATTGCTCATCTCCGCCTGTGGACGTAAGTCAATTGACCGAATTACATTAAATGTTtgtatctcttttggtatatttctcttttgttgtctgatttatcgtcgttcaaggtttCTTTTAcaagcttccgcatgacacctgattatttcgatcctaacaagtggtatcagattgaggttcaagacaGGTACATCTACGCGGGTTTAGTTCTAGTCGCAATCTATTTGACGGTAATCATGATTTTTATCTGAGAAATTTGATCGGAATGCTACTCACAATAAGACAAATtttgtggtggagatttggagatgtGACATGTTGAAGGTTACatgaagaaggtggatcaagtttatttgTCAGAAAATTCATCCCAAGAGGGAGAATTGTTAAGTGtttgtcctgattttcttactatatatgattttcttatctcttgaaggaaaatgcaacatatttactataattaggtttttctttttttagaaggAACTTAAAAATCTCCCATATTTGGCCAGTCCCTATTCTTGGAGAAAAATATTAGACTTCTATAAATTAAGGATTCTTCCTTCTCATTTAGCAGTATCCACAATGTAGTCCCTAAGGGTTTTGAAAATCTTGTTTAGGGGGAGAATCTGTGAGACAAGTGTTATGTTGTCACTTGTGCGtgcctctttgtgaggttgttctctcgatattttataCTCGCTTTCATATGGTGGATTAGGGGTGAGCATAATTTGGGCAAATCCGAAATctgatttttttggattttcggattacagattgaattttggatttaatttttaaaatatttggaTTTCAGACTGGATATTGTATTTAGTACTTCGGATTTTTGGATATCCGAGAATCCAAAATTcttatactttatatttagtcCATTATTCATATGCCAATAGTAATAAGTTCAATACCCTACCCATtagatattatctcatatattcaatattaattactaagttaCTGTCAGAATACTTTTTATTTGGACATGAATTTACTATTGCTACTTTTTATAGGCCATATTAAtgtatctgttgtattttttttgaaaataatttcattacttgaatactttatttggatgattgCGGCAAGAATGAGAAACTTTTAAGGAAATTTAATATGAGTACTTAAATTGgatattcatttttgtaaaaagtaGAAACATCTCAACTTATACGCTCAAAACCGAAAATCCATAATATCCAAACCGATTAATCTGAAATCGAACTTAAAAATCAGATCTAATCCGAacttatttggattggatttggaTTGTCATTTCTTCAATACGAACACCGAAGATCCAAACCAAAATTCTCATATCCAATCTGAACTGCCCGAATGCCTACCCCTATGGTGGATTGCTCATCTTCGTctgtggacgtaggtcagttgaccaaaacatattaaatgtttgtatctcttttggtatatttctcttttattgtctgatatcgtcgttcaaggtttgctttactagcttccgcatgacacctggtTATTTCGATCCTAACTaccatagttcaaataagaaatttttatttaattttaaagtattacagatcagtgttttaaaaggcgtgggcataAGGCGagacgttttacatatgcctcagcgaggcgtaagccccatggatatttaatttttaatattttataaaataatataattataataaatatttataaacaggtaaaattgcataaaaattgagaaaactacatatatatatatatatatatatatatatatatatatatatatatatatatatatatatatatatatatatatatatatatatatatatatatatatatatgatgtacTCCATCCCCACacaaaactagtcaaaacaatatattatacgctacttacaagcacaagtaacttgagtcgaaaagaataaagttttctatatggaggaacaaaaaggatgactatATGTAagttgaactttgaacttgcttcTATGAACGAGAATGAAGTTCtctttgtattaaaaaaaattgaatattcgttgcttttgggagatattagcagactagcggacaaagataaagaattgggaaagactataagaaaggtcttgacttttaaatttaatacatatcagttcctttttaaaatttttgagtaattacaagttgacttttgagaatttgggtattatatgaaggagttattcaacaaattttgttttaatttcaaaaagtctctggggcttacgcctcactacAAAAATGCACCTCAAACACCCGGGCATACCGAATTgctgggcgtacgcctcttgagactttcgccccacaccatcgcctcgGGGCGTTTTTGGTTTGCCTCTccccgaaaacgccttttaaaacactggtacTAAGTAAGTGTTTGGAAATAAGAATTTATGACTTAAAAAAATAGGATTTgaaattaagttgaaaaatattatttggactttgaaattatgtttggacatgtatttcagttgaaaaaatattacaattttcTGAGTGAGGACTAAAAATCCGGAAAACTTGAAACTCTTTagtttttgaaaaactcattttcgattttttttcaaaaacttataCATTTTCATGGATAAACAGGCTTTTAAAAAACAAACAGAAGAAAGGATATTTTCTTTATAGGCAGACGGGGTCCTAAGATTGCTTTTTTAAATTCATAGTTACcaatatttttaaagaagataTAAGAAAACCAAAATAACTCTGCAAGCAAGGACTTAAATAATCTTACTTTCAATGACAACAGGAAACCaccaaagaaaaagaacaaaaaggagaaagaaaaaagaagagaaaatgctAAATTCAGCCAAAAAGCTTCATATGATCTATTCCTTTATCCTTTTCGATACTTTGGAAATGTAAGATTCATGATCCATAAAGTTGTCACATTACTCCAAAAAGATAAAAGGcaaacaacaaagaaaagaaCTGCTTAAGTCATGTGTTTTTGTGAgttactttttcctttttcttttctaaggTGTCAAAGTGGAAACGTTGTAGACGTGGTTTCAACGGATCTTTAAAAATCGATTAAATCTAACGAACTGAATCGTACCGAACTGATTATTaagtttcttttaataaaaccgtaAGTTTTATATAAAACTAACTGTACTGATATTTAGgataaatttttagttttataaaaataaaccgaaaaaatactgAACCATCCCgaataattttatataaaaaaatcaaattttttatattaagtttagaaataataaaatattaatttttttcttgGGCCTTGTGATTAAGGAAACGTttacaagtcaacaagtaattaaactcaactctcaaacctattatgctattcATACTAAAACTAAATTAGTTCTAGTTATCATCTTAAGTAGCATGCCATAGGTATTCCAGCTATCTTGAGTAGCAAACCATAAGGTATTGAATATCTCTCCTCTCGTATGATTTAAATTTTTCTTATTGTATACTTAATCTTTTAATAGACTCTATTCTTGAGTCTAATCTTGATTAATGTATCTCAATGTGTGATCTATATTTCTATTGTTTTTGCTCAATTTCTCTTACTTTGTAGTAGAATATTGGGATAAATCTCTATTCTGGCTATCTTTCATATTACTCTGATTCATCATCttttaaaatgtaaaaatgtCTAGTGAGTTTTGCCGAAATCCTAAGTATGTATTTTATCGTGTTCTAACATCTATAAGTAACTCTTACatgatttttttaaagaaaaataccaaaaattaaccgaactataTAAATATCAAAGAGAAACCGAGATGATAGAACAGTTTTAAAAAgtctaattttaattatacaaaataaaataaccgaaaaacgactatggtatatattttataaataactAGCCGAATCAAACTATTGACACCCCTAGTTGTAGACACCCTTTTGGCATTTGCACTCATTTTTGTTGCAGGGTAGAtgctatatttttcaaaaatatcctGTTAATATCAGAAAATAAAATTCATTTAATTTGAAACTCGCTTTTTTCATTGTTGTGCTTTAATCTTTCTTTAGTTTAATCAAGGGCATCCTAACTTCCAcacttttggcatgatctaaacttacttgagggtgtttggctaaactTATAAGCTGATCAAACTGATTTATAAGCACTTTTTTGCTTATCTACGAGTTTGGTAAATAcccaaagtgcttataagtcaagtgattataagctaaaatcagtcataagtcataagttggtcacccccaacttatgaatttttagcttataaacacttttagtttgaccaagatttttactaatttacccttaataatattttttaattcacaaaatatttttcccaaaataaattttctaactttctttttATTCCATATTCTTTGTTCAtctttttctttacaaagaaactttttaaatttataatcttttgtaaagttttttaggatattttagtcattttaataaaagaacaacTTATCAACACTTTTTTACCAAACACATCAACTGTTGATTATCAGTTTTCAGCACGTCTATCCAAACACGCAAATGCTTATTTAAAAAATCAgcttcaacacttaaaaatacttttcaccacttcaaacttatcagctatttacaatcagctaatccaaatgGGCTCTTTTTCGGAAAATGTTTTTCTTCATTAAATTATTTTTCGGTATTTGGCTAATTAGCGTTGAAAATATTGTCCTCACTGAAAATGTTTTAAAGAATATGACTTACATAATTAAGGGGCATAAGCCATTTTCTTTAGTATTGAAGACAATTACCAAAGCATATTCTCATGCCATATCACCCACCTTCTACAATAACCGTgtaatattttatctttatataccTAATCATTCGCCAAAAAAAAGACATACACAATATAGCAAGTtggttcttaaataataaaaaaaattcttgtaAAGCATCTTGCAGTATGTCATATGCACCGTAAGAGTATAATAAATATTCTTGGAATCAACTTAATcgttttcataaaaaaaaaaattccgttCGTTTATATACACGATTTTTAGGTGGGCATATCGCCAGAACAATAAAAACAATTGTTTCCTGATCGTCATCTTTCTATTTGTtcattgattatttatttatttatttatttgtggtTTGAaagtaaatgataaaaatatattCAACATTTGATGTGACTGGAACGCCAAGTGTCAACTGAAATATGAAAACCTAAAATAGCAAAATTAGTTCAACTTATTAATTACTTCATACAAGTTAGCTATACGATATTTCTCCTAACATCTATCATTCAGGTGTTATGAAGCAAGTATAACTTGTATAGTTGTAGATAACTCAGTAtaagatttttattttcttaaaaatcaATTAGATGATTATTTACATTAGGCATGAATTGTTAattagaaaaaacaaaaaagtaaatAACCTGATATTTAAATAACGGTAAGGAGATACATCTATTTTCCTCTTTCACTCTTCTGCAGTGCGAAACAA
Proteins encoded in this window:
- the LOC107813590 gene encoding uncharacterized protein LOC107813590: MDLFDDTSIPSSPKTTQDDQMEPGLLLEESWFFGNLLDRKSRMLRCYSDPCPSSKNTQDMLAGKSLEETFSSLQKLPQGEKLNLDSRRSNPKLQRASKSSNLQRVPSLPVFVDYKDEIQDEESDFSMGKLIRQASINNVKVSPPKQSSQVNLPKAPQSSLQRAPSLPVFAEREENHEEENDFSMGKLIRQASLNHARVLPPKHTSKGLTKSPTISSIIRQHSRRRQEQESKTRNSSSEIEDLQGFKKLDLNYEKKDSIPKLPNTIPGFKEKNKKKSVGLSELDKIRRPPYSPEDHMKEKIKFWARTVASNVR